One window of the Puntigrus tetrazona isolate hp1 chromosome 13, ASM1883169v1, whole genome shotgun sequence genome contains the following:
- the alox5a gene encoding polyunsaturated fatty acid 5-lipoxygenase isoform X2, translating into MPSYTVTVATGTQWFAGTDDYIYMTLVGSERCSERTLLDKPLYNDFERGAVDSYDISVGEDLGEIELVKIEKKKYWMQDDWYCKYITVKTPYGDYIEFPCFRWLVDDKEVILRDGRARLPQHDKTGVAKQHRRKELEQRQKAYRWKEWHPGFPMSIDAKAHSELPRDIQFDSEKGVDFVLNYSKAIENLYVNQFMHMFQSSWGDFADFERIFVRIKNTISEYVMEHWKEDFMFGYQFLNGCNPVIIRKCTELPDNFPVTHKIVEDSLERGLTLEEELKLGQKPGEDNPIFLPSDDEYDWLLAKIWVRSSDFHIHQTVTHLLKTHLISEVYGIAMFRQLPAVHPVFKLLLPHIRFTIAINTKAREQLICECGLFDKANGTGGGGHVELVQKSMKTFTYKSLCFPEAIKARGMDSQEELPYYFYRDDGCSVWEAVTSFVTDIVDIYYDKDETVQEDEEIQAFVKDVCSFGMQDFDYCEFPKSLQTKEQLVEYLTIVIFTASAQHAAVNFGQYDWCSWIPNSPPTMRKPPPTKKGEVDLKYIVESLPDRGRSCWHLGAVWALSQFQENELFLGMYPDEHFTEKPVKEAMVNFRKKLAEVAKVVKSRNDGKKLPYYYLSPDRIPNSVAV; encoded by the exons GTGGACTCGTATGACATCAGTGTGGGAGAGGACCTGGGTGAAATCGAGTTGGtgaaaattgaaaagaaaaaatactggATGCAAGATGACTGGTACTGCAAATACATTACGGTGAAAACACCTTATGGGGATTACATTGAGTTCCCCTGCTTTCGCTGGTTAGTTGACGACAAAGAGGTGATCCTCAGAGATGGAAGGG CTCGATTGCCACAGCATGACAAGACCGGAGTGGCGAAACAGCACAGGCGCAAAGAACTAGAACAGAGACAGAAGGCATACAG GTGGAAGGAGTGGCACCCAGGCTTCCCTATGAGCATAGATGCCAAAGCCCACAGTGAGCTTCCACGAGACATTCAGTTTGACAGCGAGAAAGGAGTGGACTTTGTGCTCAACTACAGCAAAGC GATTGAAAATCTCTATGTAAACCAGTTCATGCACATGTTCCAGTCCTCATGGGGAGATTTTGCAGACTTTGAGCGCATATTCGTGAGAATTAAGAATACAATATCAG AGTATGTGATGGAGCACTGGAAGGAAGACTTCATGTTTGGATACCAGTTCTTGAACGGTTGTAATCCAGTGATCATCAGGAAATGCACAGAACTTCCTGACAATTTTCCAGTAACGCATAAGATTGTTGAGGACAGTCTGGAGAGGGGTCTCACCCTGGAAGAAGAGCTCAAG CTGGGCCAGAAACCAGGAGAGGATAATCCAATCTTCCTCCCGAGTGATGATGAGTATGACTGGTTGCTGGCCAAGATCTGGGTAAGATCTTCAGACTTCCACATACACCAGACAGTCACGCATCTTCTCAAGACGCATCTGATATCTGAGGTCTATGGCATAGCCATGTTCAGACAGCTGCCCGCCGTTCACCCTGTTTTTAAG TTGCTGTTACCTCACATCCGCTTCACCATTGCCATTAACACCAAGGCTCGTGAGCAGCTCATCTGTGAGTGTGGACTCTTTGACAAG GCTAATGGGACAGGAGGAGGTGGCCACGTAGAATTGGTCCAGAAGTCCATGAAGACCTTTACATACAAGTCCTTGTGTTTCCCAGAGGCCATAAAAGCGCGAGGCATGGACAGCCAGGAGGAACTGCCCTACTACTTCTACAGAGACGATGGCTGCAGCGTCTGGGAGGCAGTGACAAG TTTTGTGACAGATATAGTGGACATTTACTATGATAAAGACGAGACAGTCCAGGAGGACGAAGAGATCCAGGCGTTTGTGAAAGATGTTTGCAGCTTTGGAATGCAGGATTTTGACTACTGTG AGTTTCCCAAGAGCTTACAAACCAAGGAGCAGCTGGTGGAGTATCTAACTATCGTCATCTTCACTGCTTCTGCACAACATGCTGCAGTAAACTTTGGACAG TATGACTGGTGCTCGTGGATCCCAAATTCGCCCCCAACCATGCGAAAGCCTCCTCCCACAAAGAAGGGCGAGGTGGATTTGAAATACATAGTAGAGAGTCTGCCGGATCGAGGACGCTCCTGCTGGCATCTGGGAGCCGTGTGGGCCCTCAGTCAGTTTCAAGAAAATGAG TTGTTCCTAGGTATGTATCCAGATGAACACTTCACGGAGAAACCTGTGAAGGAGGCCATGGTGAACTTCCGCAAGAAACTTGCAGAGGTGGCGAAAGTCGTCAAGAGCCGAAATGATGGAAAAAAGCTACCTTACTACTATCTTTCTCCAGACAGAATCCCTAACAGTGTGGCTGTCTGA
- the alox5a gene encoding polyunsaturated fatty acid 5-lipoxygenase isoform X1, whose translation MPSYTVTVATGTQWFAGTDDYIYMTLVGSERCSERTLLDKPLYNDFERGAVDSYDISVGEDLGEIELVKIEKKKYWMQDDWYCKYITVKTPYGDYIEFPCFRWLVDDKEVILRDGRARLPQHDKTGVAKQHRRKELEQRQKAYRWKEWHPGFPMSIDAKAHSELPRDIQFDSEKGVDFVLNYSKAIENLYVNQFMHMFQSSWGDFADFERIFVRIKNTISEYVMEHWKEDFMFGYQFLNGCNPVIIRKCTELPDNFPVTHKIVEDSLERGLTLEEELKEGNIFIADYELMDGVTANATDPCTLQYLAAPICLLYKNSQNKIMPIAIQLGQKPGEDNPIFLPSDDEYDWLLAKIWVRSSDFHIHQTVTHLLKTHLISEVYGIAMFRQLPAVHPVFKLLLPHIRFTIAINTKAREQLICECGLFDKANGTGGGGHVELVQKSMKTFTYKSLCFPEAIKARGMDSQEELPYYFYRDDGCSVWEAVTSFVTDIVDIYYDKDETVQEDEEIQAFVKDVCSFGMQDFDYCEFPKSLQTKEQLVEYLTIVIFTASAQHAAVNFGQYDWCSWIPNSPPTMRKPPPTKKGEVDLKYIVESLPDRGRSCWHLGAVWALSQFQENELFLGMYPDEHFTEKPVKEAMVNFRKKLAEVAKVVKSRNDGKKLPYYYLSPDRIPNSVAV comes from the exons GTGGACTCGTATGACATCAGTGTGGGAGAGGACCTGGGTGAAATCGAGTTGGtgaaaattgaaaagaaaaaatactggATGCAAGATGACTGGTACTGCAAATACATTACGGTGAAAACACCTTATGGGGATTACATTGAGTTCCCCTGCTTTCGCTGGTTAGTTGACGACAAAGAGGTGATCCTCAGAGATGGAAGGG CTCGATTGCCACAGCATGACAAGACCGGAGTGGCGAAACAGCACAGGCGCAAAGAACTAGAACAGAGACAGAAGGCATACAG GTGGAAGGAGTGGCACCCAGGCTTCCCTATGAGCATAGATGCCAAAGCCCACAGTGAGCTTCCACGAGACATTCAGTTTGACAGCGAGAAAGGAGTGGACTTTGTGCTCAACTACAGCAAAGC GATTGAAAATCTCTATGTAAACCAGTTCATGCACATGTTCCAGTCCTCATGGGGAGATTTTGCAGACTTTGAGCGCATATTCGTGAGAATTAAGAATACAATATCAG AGTATGTGATGGAGCACTGGAAGGAAGACTTCATGTTTGGATACCAGTTCTTGAACGGTTGTAATCCAGTGATCATCAGGAAATGCACAGAACTTCCTGACAATTTTCCAGTAACGCATAAGATTGTTGAGGACAGTCTGGAGAGGGGTCTCACCCTGGAAGAAGAGCTCAAG GAAGGAAACATCTTTATTGCTGATTATGAGCTAATGGATGGTGTTACTGCTAACGCCACAGACCCATGCACCCTCCAGTACTTGGCCGCACCCATCTGTCTGCTCTATAAGAACAGTCAGAACAAAATCATGCCAATCGCCATCCAG CTGGGCCAGAAACCAGGAGAGGATAATCCAATCTTCCTCCCGAGTGATGATGAGTATGACTGGTTGCTGGCCAAGATCTGGGTAAGATCTTCAGACTTCCACATACACCAGACAGTCACGCATCTTCTCAAGACGCATCTGATATCTGAGGTCTATGGCATAGCCATGTTCAGACAGCTGCCCGCCGTTCACCCTGTTTTTAAG TTGCTGTTACCTCACATCCGCTTCACCATTGCCATTAACACCAAGGCTCGTGAGCAGCTCATCTGTGAGTGTGGACTCTTTGACAAG GCTAATGGGACAGGAGGAGGTGGCCACGTAGAATTGGTCCAGAAGTCCATGAAGACCTTTACATACAAGTCCTTGTGTTTCCCAGAGGCCATAAAAGCGCGAGGCATGGACAGCCAGGAGGAACTGCCCTACTACTTCTACAGAGACGATGGCTGCAGCGTCTGGGAGGCAGTGACAAG TTTTGTGACAGATATAGTGGACATTTACTATGATAAAGACGAGACAGTCCAGGAGGACGAAGAGATCCAGGCGTTTGTGAAAGATGTTTGCAGCTTTGGAATGCAGGATTTTGACTACTGTG AGTTTCCCAAGAGCTTACAAACCAAGGAGCAGCTGGTGGAGTATCTAACTATCGTCATCTTCACTGCTTCTGCACAACATGCTGCAGTAAACTTTGGACAG TATGACTGGTGCTCGTGGATCCCAAATTCGCCCCCAACCATGCGAAAGCCTCCTCCCACAAAGAAGGGCGAGGTGGATTTGAAATACATAGTAGAGAGTCTGCCGGATCGAGGACGCTCCTGCTGGCATCTGGGAGCCGTGTGGGCCCTCAGTCAGTTTCAAGAAAATGAG TTGTTCCTAGGTATGTATCCAGATGAACACTTCACGGAGAAACCTGTGAAGGAGGCCATGGTGAACTTCCGCAAGAAACTTGCAGAGGTGGCGAAAGTCGTCAAGAGCCGAAATGATGGAAAAAAGCTACCTTACTACTATCTTTCTCCAGACAGAATCCCTAACAGTGTGGCTGTCTGA